Part of the Photobacterium sp. DA100 genome is shown below.
ACTGCCGGAGAGCTTGCCCGTGGTGTTGCCGTCGTGGATGAGTCCATCACTGAAGAAGAGCTTCTTACCATGCACCAGGCTGGCGTGCGGGGTGTGCGTTTCAATTTCGTCAAACGTTTAGTTGATACCACACCGAAATCGGTATTCAAAAACATCGCGGCGAAAATCCGTCCATTTGGCTGGCATATCGTGGTGTATTTCGAAGCCCAAGATCTTGAAGAGATCGCACCTTTCCTCGAAGAGCTAGATACCACCATTGTGATTGACCACATGGGGCGACCTGATGTCAGCAAACCTGTTGACGGCCCTGAATTTCAAGCCTTCGTCAACCTGATGGAGCGAAACCCGCACTTCTGGACCAAAGTCAGTTGCCCAGAAAGACTGACCCAAACCCCACCGGATTACAGCGATGTGGTGCCGTTTGCCAAGTACTTGGTAGAACGCTTCCCAGAGCGAGTGCTATGGGGCACCGACTGGCCACACCCAAATATGAAATCCCATACCCCGGATGACGGCCAACTGGTTGATGTGATCCCGCTGATCGCACCAACCCCAGCCCTACAACAAGCGCTATTAGTCACCAACCCCGATAAACTTTACTGGCAACAAGCCTAGGGAGAGCAGATGTCTTATCTCGATAATCCAAACGCCATTGAAGGCACCACCATGTTCGACGGCACCATGGCCCGAAAAGGCTATGATCTGAACAAAATGTGTTACTCCCTCAACAACGCCGAGGCCAGAGCCGCCTTTTCCGCTGATGAGATGACCTACTGCGACAAGTTCAACCTGACCGACGCACAAAAACAGGCCATCGCCAACCGCGATGTACTGGGGCTCATCGCTGAAGGCGGCAGCATTTATTACCTCGCCAAGTTTGTTGGTTTGCTGGGCCTTAACATGCAAGACATCGGGGCTATCCAAACAGGCGTCACACTAGAAGAATTCAACCAAAAACTGCGCAATCCAGGGAGCTAAGCCATGGCCAAGATCATCGGTGGTATCACCACATCACATATTCCGCTCATCGGCAAAGCAATCGCTGAAGGCTCGCAGCAGACCCCATACTGGAAGCCTTTCTTTGATGCTTACCCGCCTATCCATAACTGGCTGGAAGAAGAGCAGCCTGACGTTGCAATTGTGTTCTACAACGATCATGGCCTGGAGTTTTTCCTCGATAAAAAACCAACCTTTGCCATTGGCGCTGCCGAGGAATACCACAATGCCGACGAAGGCTGGGGGATCAACACTATCCCGCCCATCAAGGGCGCACCAGAGTTATCATGGCACATCTGCAATCAGCTGGTTGAAAACGAGTTTGATATTACCATCTGCCAGGAAATGAAGGTCGACCACGGCCTTACTGTTCCGATGCAGTTGATGTGGCCAAACAACAGCTATGGCCATATGAAGGTGATCCCGGTTTGTATTAACGTTGAACAACACCCGATGCCATCACCCAAGCGATGCTTTGATATGGGCAAGGCATTAGGTGATGCGATCCGCTCGTTCGATAAAGATCTAAAGGTGGTGATTCTGGGTACCGGCGGTTTGTCCCACCAGCTTGATGGCGAGCGTGCTGGTTTTATTAATACCGAGTTCGACCGCTACTGCATGGACAAGATCATCAGCGAGCCAGAAGCCCTGACCAAAC
Proteins encoded:
- a CDS encoding amidohydrolase family protein; translated protein: MDADYLPFHPNPRTPAFKVPADAVDAHCHVFGPAAQFPYSPKRKYTPCDASKDQLFALRDHLGFSRNVIVQASCHGTDNAALIDALHTAGELARGVAVVDESITEEELLTMHQAGVRGVRFNFVKRLVDTTPKSVFKNIAAKIRPFGWHIVVYFEAQDLEEIAPFLEELDTTIVIDHMGRPDVSKPVDGPEFQAFVNLMERNPHFWTKVSCPERLTQTPPDYSDVVPFAKYLVERFPERVLWGTDWPHPNMKSHTPDDGQLVDVIPLIAPTPALQQALLVTNPDKLYWQQA
- a CDS encoding protocatechuate 4,5-dioxygenase subunit alpha translates to MSYLDNPNAIEGTTMFDGTMARKGYDLNKMCYSLNNAEARAAFSADEMTYCDKFNLTDAQKQAIANRDVLGLIAEGGSIYYLAKFVGLLGLNMQDIGAIQTGVTLEEFNQKLRNPGS
- a CDS encoding class III extradiol dioxygenase family protein; translated protein: MAKIIGGITTSHIPLIGKAIAEGSQQTPYWKPFFDAYPPIHNWLEEEQPDVAIVFYNDHGLEFFLDKKPTFAIGAAEEYHNADEGWGINTIPPIKGAPELSWHICNQLVENEFDITICQEMKVDHGLTVPMQLMWPNNSYGHMKVIPVCINVEQHPMPSPKRCFDMGKALGDAIRSFDKDLKVVILGTGGLSHQLDGERAGFINTEFDRYCMDKIISEPEALTKLSIRDLVVEAGSQGPELILWLGMRGALSDNLKVLHSNYHYPISNTGAGTMLIKEQQP